A region of Prochlorococcus marinus CUG1416 DNA encodes the following proteins:
- a CDS encoding adenine phosphoribosyltransferase has translation MKSLEEIIDTYKDYPKKGIEFKDVLGIIQEPRIFKELILKMSSSQIIKNAEAIISIDARGFIFGSAISLQASKPMIVARKPGKLPGELVEKNYSLEYGENTLSIQKKALKKYSSYAIVDDLLATGGTVNCVSKILESNNKEVVGILVVIELLRLEGKLKLNLPIESAITF, from the coding sequence ATGAAGAGTCTTGAAGAAATTATAGATACATACAAAGATTATCCAAAAAAAGGAATTGAGTTTAAAGATGTTCTTGGAATTATTCAGGAACCAAGGATATTCAAGGAACTTATTTTGAAGATGTCATCTAGTCAAATCATAAAAAATGCTGAAGCAATAATTTCCATAGATGCCAGAGGCTTTATCTTTGGTTCTGCGATCTCTTTGCAAGCTTCAAAGCCAATGATTGTAGCAAGAAAACCTGGTAAGCTTCCGGGAGAGCTTGTAGAAAAGAACTACAGCTTAGAATATGGGGAAAATACACTATCAATTCAAAAAAAGGCCCTAAAGAAATACAGCTCTTATGCCATTGTTGATGATTTATTAGCTACTGGTGGAACTGTCAATTGTGTTTCGAAGATTCTTGAGAGTAACAATAAAGAAGTTGTGGGAATTTTAGTTGTTATTGAATTATTGAGATTGGAAGGAAAATTAAAACTGAATTTACCTATTGAATCAGCCATAACCTTTTAA
- a CDS encoding ribose ABC transporter ATP-binding protein encodes MKNFLIALLFLSLPLNVQAGFPEGKYGFNIKKIEYNFRLPCNEVGNDKCIARSIGIAACTLVFGIEANKELGESIKNSDLIFRALIRGNNLDVNSIFDENLSIKDDVKEEAIKSINWCRENIKLSIPKLTNLPKEELNEKRLEELTEIFPKFYLHTLETIRRGE; translated from the coding sequence ATGAAAAACTTTTTAATTGCATTATTATTTTTATCTTTACCCTTAAATGTTCAAGCTGGTTTTCCAGAGGGAAAGTATGGATTTAATATAAAAAAAATTGAGTATAATTTTAGATTGCCATGCAATGAGGTAGGCAATGATAAATGTATTGCTAGATCAATAGGTATTGCAGCTTGCACATTGGTTTTTGGAATTGAAGCAAATAAAGAATTGGGAGAATCAATTAAAAATTCTGATCTTATCTTTAGAGCACTTATACGAGGTAATAACTTAGATGTTAATTCTATATTTGATGAGAATCTATCGATAAAAGATGATGTTAAAGAAGAAGCTATTAAATCAATAAATTGGTGTCGAGAAAATATTAAATTATCCATACCAAAACTTACAAATTTACCTAAAGAAGAGCTGAATGAAAAAAGGCTAGAAGAACTTACAGAAATATTTCCAAAATTTTATCTACATACACTTGAAACAATTAGGAGAGGAGAATAA